One stretch of Burkholderia pyrrocinia DNA includes these proteins:
- the dld gene encoding D-lactate dehydrogenase, with translation MSTVSGESSSPPTPRNRRQEAFIHSLTEIVGHQEVLTKEPDTRRYRTGFRFGDGRVLAVVRPGTLLQQWKVLQACVAANVIVICQASNTGLTGGSTPDGNGYDRDIVIVSTARIRTVHVIKGGTQVICLPGATLDQLEQTLKPLGREPHSVIGSSCIGASVIGGVCNNSGGALVQRGPAYTEMALFACVGADGRLALVNHLDVRLGAVPEEILARLDKGEFAEKDIVDSGASASDHRYAEHVRDVDADTPARYNADPLRLHEASGSAGKVMVFAVRLDTFPIEAGAKVFYIGTNDIDELTDIRRHVLTQFSRLPISGEYLHRDAFDIAEKYGKDTFLMIHHFGTQRMPMLFAFKSKCDAWFDRLGFLPRHLSDRVMQAVSRLFPKHLPKRIRDYGKRYEHHLMLKVSADTADEARTYLTSFFARHTGAFFECTPAEGAKAFLHRFAAAGAAIRYRNVHTREVEDIVALDIALRRNDRDWFETLPDEIDAPIAIKLYYGHFLCHVFHQDYIVRKGNDCLALEHAMWKLLDARRAEYPAEHNVGHLYHAKPALKAFYEGLDPCNCFNPGIGQTSKFANYREAHD, from the coding sequence GTGTCAACCGTTTCAGGCGAATCGTCTTCGCCGCCGACGCCGCGGAACAGGCGGCAGGAGGCGTTCATTCATTCGCTGACGGAAATCGTCGGACACCAGGAGGTGCTGACGAAGGAGCCGGATACCCGACGGTACCGGACGGGCTTCCGGTTCGGCGATGGTCGGGTCCTGGCGGTGGTGCGGCCCGGTACGCTGCTCCAGCAATGGAAGGTGCTGCAGGCCTGCGTGGCCGCCAACGTGATCGTCATCTGCCAGGCGTCGAACACCGGGCTGACCGGCGGATCCACGCCGGACGGCAACGGCTACGACCGCGATATCGTGATCGTCAGCACGGCCCGGATCCGGACGGTCCACGTCATCAAGGGCGGCACGCAGGTGATCTGTCTGCCGGGCGCGACGCTCGATCAGCTCGAGCAGACGCTGAAGCCGCTCGGGCGCGAGCCGCATTCGGTGATCGGCTCGTCGTGCATCGGCGCATCGGTGATCGGCGGTGTCTGCAACAACTCCGGCGGCGCGCTCGTGCAACGCGGGCCGGCTTATACGGAGATGGCCCTCTTCGCGTGTGTCGGCGCGGACGGGCGCCTGGCGCTCGTGAACCACCTCGATGTCCGTCTCGGCGCCGTCCCGGAGGAAATCCTCGCGCGCCTGGACAAGGGCGAGTTCGCGGAGAAGGACATCGTCGACAGCGGCGCGTCCGCGTCCGATCACCGCTACGCCGAGCACGTGCGGGACGTCGATGCGGACACCCCCGCCCGTTACAATGCCGATCCGCTGCGGCTGCACGAAGCGTCGGGCTCGGCGGGCAAGGTCATGGTGTTCGCGGTGCGCCTCGATACGTTTCCGATCGAGGCGGGTGCGAAGGTGTTCTATATCGGCACCAACGACATCGACGAACTGACCGACATCCGCCGCCACGTTCTCACGCAATTCAGCCGGCTGCCGATCTCGGGTGAGTACCTGCACCGCGATGCGTTCGACATCGCGGAGAAGTACGGGAAAGACACGTTCCTGATGATTCATCACTTCGGCACGCAGCGCATGCCGATGTTGTTCGCCTTCAAGAGCAAATGCGACGCGTGGTTCGACCGGCTCGGCTTCCTGCCCCGGCATCTGAGCGATCGCGTGATGCAGGCGGTCAGCCGCCTGTTCCCGAAACACCTGCCCAAGCGCATTCGCGACTACGGGAAGCGATACGAGCATCACCTGATGCTCAAGGTGTCGGCCGATACCGCCGACGAAGCGCGGACCTACCTGACCTCGTTCTTTGCCCGGCATACGGGCGCGTTCTTCGAATGCACGCCGGCGGAGGGTGCAAAGGCGTTCCTGCACCGGTTCGCGGCCGCGGGTGCGGCGATCCGTTACCGCAACGTACACACCCGTGAGGTCGAAGACATCGTCGCGCTCGACATCGCGCTGCGCCGCAACGACCGCGACTGGTTCGAAACGCTGCCGGACGAGATCGACGCGCCGATCGCGATCAAGCTGTATTACGGTCATTTCCTCTGCCACGTCTTCCATCAGGACTACATCGTCAGGAAGGGCAACGATTGCCTCGCGCTCGAACACGCGATGTGGAAACTGCTCGACGCGCGGCGCGCCGAGTATCCGGCCGAGCATAACGTCGGGCACCTGTACCACGCGAAGCCCGCGCTCAAGGCTTTCTACGAAGGGCTCGACCCGTGCAACTGCTTCAATCCGGGTATCGGCCAGACGTCGAAGTTCGCGAACTACCGCGAAGCACACGACTGA
- a CDS encoding iron-containing redox enzyme family protein encodes MLEEQYIRNAFPDIAAVPVPLLTSLSLPLDQAVSGLLDNMLLEEQAELHPEWEEVFLQRVRDTLERAFIERDTDAANAVHRTLFLLYELHVVDGTSPRAANQFNPSLTRVRRCIERAWLDNEMRRVGDECPAHLDGSALTQRLKRLWAQHPVASHPLFDFLERSASLEQIVAFFKSDSALNIRFFDLLVYSMIGSREGVRRELAQNFWDESGRGDAARSHVTLFRSLLSTVGVSSASDDHASELGWQGLAGYNLFMLSSVNRQHYFKLLGIMAMTELLDPSQYEKLARGCRRVGLGRGAELDYYDEHVTIDVIHGEGWLSNVIVPIVDETPTVAKDILVGASLRMATCNDYYDALLARLIEMGQQQEGEQASMAA; translated from the coding sequence ATGCTCGAAGAGCAATACATCAGGAATGCTTTCCCTGACATAGCGGCCGTGCCGGTACCTCTGCTGACCTCACTGTCGCTCCCGCTGGACCAGGCGGTATCGGGATTGCTCGACAATATGCTGCTCGAGGAGCAAGCGGAATTGCACCCGGAATGGGAGGAAGTCTTCCTGCAGCGTGTGCGCGATACGCTCGAGCGTGCGTTTATTGAGCGCGACACGGATGCTGCAAATGCAGTTCATCGAACGTTGTTCCTGCTGTATGAACTACACGTCGTCGACGGCACGTCGCCACGTGCCGCCAATCAGTTCAATCCATCGCTGACGCGTGTGCGTCGGTGTATCGAGCGGGCGTGGCTCGACAATGAAATGCGTCGCGTCGGTGATGAATGCCCGGCACATCTTGACGGCTCAGCACTTACGCAGAGGCTCAAGCGCTTGTGGGCGCAACATCCGGTCGCGTCGCATCCGTTGTTCGATTTTCTGGAAAGGAGCGCGTCGCTCGAGCAGATCGTCGCATTCTTCAAGAGTGACAGTGCGTTGAATATTCGCTTTTTCGATCTGCTGGTGTATTCAATGATCGGATCGCGTGAAGGAGTGCGCCGCGAGTTGGCGCAGAATTTCTGGGACGAATCGGGACGCGGCGACGCCGCGCGCAGCCATGTGACTCTATTCCGGAGCTTGCTCAGCACGGTCGGAGTGAGTAGCGCGTCCGACGACCATGCCAGCGAACTTGGGTGGCAAGGATTGGCGGGTTACAACCTGTTCATGCTGTCGAGCGTGAATCGGCAGCATTACTTCAAGCTGCTGGGCATCATGGCAATGACCGAATTGCTTGACCCGTCACAGTACGAAAAGTTGGCGCGCGGGTGCCGGCGTGTCGGGCTAGGTCGTGGCGCTGAGCTTGACTACTACGACGAGCACGTGACGATTGACGTGATTCATGGGGAAGGATGGCTGTCGAACGTCATTGTTCCAATCGTCGACGAAACGCCGACCGTGGCGAAGGACATCCTGGTGGGCGCGTCGCTGAGAATGGCAACCTGCAATGACTATTACGATGCGCTGCTGGCCCGGTTGATCGAAATGGGGCAACAACAGGAGGGCGAGCAGGCTTCGATGGCTGCCTGA
- a CDS encoding thiamine pyrophosphate-binding protein, with product MKRYFSDLIVDFLKQQEIEYVAFNPGASFRGIHDSLVHREDSPEILMACHEEIAVAMAHGYYKACNRHMAVFLHANVGLLHGSMAIFNAWCDRVPLLLIGGNGPIDAAKRRPWIDWIHTSQNIESAVKDFVKWCDQPTSQRATVESLYRAFKLMNTEMHAPCYVAIDFDVQEQEVESAAQLLPPSATTPSRLPAADASFIENLTEKLLSARMPVLIVDFSGRDPATVAPLISLAEQVGMAVIDRGNRFNFPNVHPLNVSNAPPDMLKEADLVLAIEVQDLAGALGEFLPVTDGMPAIEDVTVVTLSTSDTLPSKWAADYQQFVPVSLGAIADTRTTVEALERAVADTADRHARPEREERVRALTVHHERARREWDTGARQLRAEDNEIHVATAVREVFQVVKDRDWILANTGSLTIDGWVKKLWDIERPGSYLGLNGGAGLGYGLGASIGAAIAHRSDDVLCIDLQADGDFLYTPSALWTLSSYDVPLLVIVMNNRLYLNSTQHAERIAKARNRVEDLSHVATSFFETPVDFVKIAEGFGIKSFPRIDRASEIEQIVGEAAHYVVTQRKPALVEILMK from the coding sequence CGAGTACGTCGCCTTCAATCCCGGTGCCTCCTTCCGGGGAATCCACGACTCATTGGTGCATCGAGAGGATTCGCCCGAGATCCTTATGGCATGTCATGAGGAGATTGCGGTAGCCATGGCACACGGCTATTACAAGGCTTGCAATCGACATATGGCAGTGTTCCTGCATGCGAACGTTGGGCTTCTGCACGGGTCAATGGCGATCTTTAATGCATGGTGCGACCGGGTGCCACTGTTACTGATTGGTGGTAACGGGCCGATTGATGCCGCAAAGCGGCGACCTTGGATTGACTGGATCCATACGTCACAAAACATTGAGTCCGCCGTGAAGGATTTCGTCAAATGGTGCGATCAACCAACCAGTCAGAGGGCAACAGTCGAGTCGCTTTATCGAGCCTTCAAGTTGATGAACACGGAGATGCACGCCCCGTGCTACGTGGCTATCGACTTTGACGTTCAGGAACAAGAAGTCGAGAGTGCGGCGCAACTGCTGCCGCCGTCCGCGACCACCCCTAGCAGGCTGCCGGCAGCCGATGCATCCTTCATCGAGAATCTGACAGAAAAGCTGCTGTCGGCGCGCATGCCGGTTCTGATCGTTGATTTCAGTGGGCGAGATCCGGCAACCGTCGCACCGCTCATCTCGTTGGCGGAACAGGTCGGGATGGCGGTGATCGATCGTGGTAATCGATTCAATTTTCCCAATGTTCACCCGTTGAATGTGTCCAACGCACCACCGGACATGCTCAAGGAGGCCGATCTGGTGTTGGCGATCGAAGTCCAGGACCTTGCCGGTGCTTTGGGGGAATTTCTTCCCGTAACCGACGGTATGCCTGCTATTGAGGATGTCACCGTGGTTACGTTGAGCACGAGCGACACGTTGCCAAGCAAATGGGCTGCCGACTATCAGCAGTTTGTTCCGGTTAGCCTGGGTGCGATCGCCGACACTCGCACAACCGTTGAAGCATTGGAACGCGCCGTAGCTGATACCGCCGACAGACACGCTCGTCCTGAACGGGAAGAGAGAGTTCGCGCATTGACGGTACATCATGAGCGTGCGCGGAGGGAATGGGACACCGGCGCACGGCAACTTCGCGCCGAAGACAACGAGATCCATGTCGCGACGGCAGTGCGAGAAGTATTCCAGGTGGTGAAAGACAGAGACTGGATACTCGCGAATACGGGGAGTCTCACCATCGATGGCTGGGTCAAGAAGCTATGGGATATTGAACGACCGGGTTCCTATCTCGGCCTGAACGGTGGTGCCGGATTGGGGTACGGGCTGGGCGCATCCATCGGGGCGGCAATCGCGCATCGTAGCGATGATGTCCTATGCATCGACCTGCAGGCGGATGGTGATTTTCTTTATACACCCAGCGCACTCTGGACATTGAGTTCGTACGACGTTCCGTTGCTAGTTATCGTTATGAACAACAGGTTGTACCTGAATTCAACGCAGCATGCTGAACGTATCGCGAAGGCCCGGAATCGCGTTGAGGACCTGTCACACGTTGCGACGAGTTTCTTCGAGACACCGGTCGATTTCGTCAAGATCGCCGAAGGGTTCGGAATCAAGTCGTTTCCTCGCATCGATCGAGCAAGCGAAATCGAGCAAATTGTCGGTGAGGCTGCACATTACGTTGTGACTCAGCGCAAGCCTGCACTAGTCGAAATCCTGATGAAGTAA
- a CDS encoding lactate utilization protein B, translating to MKRIDHAGYSKKFIADEKHVEFHDKRLWGLRTARDAAVHAIPEWETMRALASAIKEHTLTHLADYLEQFERNAVANGVIVHWAKDAEEHNRIVYGILHGRNVRTLVKSKSMLTEECDMRPYLEARGIAVVETDLGERIQQLDDELPSHIVVPAVHKLATDVARTFADSFGTDPAESSIPRLAEAQRQATRPLILAAEAGMTGCNFAVAETGGITVCTNEGNADLSANVPPLHIASIGIEKLIPKLEHLGLFIRMLSRNALGAPITQYTSHFRGPRDGGEMHFVLVDNGRSERLAMDDFWYSLKCIRCGACMNTCPVYRRSSGLSYGGVYSGPIGAIINPTYDLKKYSSLPFASTMNGSCTNVCPVKINIHEQIYKWRQIVAERHALPFVKQEAMKVAGQVLSRPALYRAAIKGAAGAIATLPRAVLYNPLNAWGKQRELPEPPTETFRDWYLKRNKK from the coding sequence ATGAAACGCATCGACCATGCCGGTTACTCGAAGAAGTTCATCGCGGACGAAAAACACGTCGAATTCCATGACAAGCGCCTGTGGGGCCTGCGCACTGCGCGCGATGCGGCGGTGCACGCGATTCCCGAGTGGGAAACGATGCGCGCGCTCGCGTCGGCGATCAAGGAGCATACGCTCACGCACCTGGCCGACTATCTCGAGCAGTTCGAGCGCAATGCCGTCGCAAACGGCGTGATCGTGCATTGGGCGAAGGACGCCGAGGAGCACAACCGGATCGTCTACGGCATTCTGCACGGGCGCAACGTGCGCACGCTCGTGAAGAGCAAGTCGATGCTGACCGAGGAGTGCGACATGCGCCCGTACCTGGAGGCGCGGGGCATCGCGGTCGTCGAAACCGACCTCGGCGAGCGGATTCAGCAACTCGACGACGAGCTGCCGTCGCACATCGTCGTGCCGGCCGTGCACAAGCTCGCGACGGACGTGGCCCGGACCTTCGCGGACTCGTTCGGCACCGATCCCGCCGAAAGCAGCATCCCCCGGCTCGCCGAGGCGCAGCGACAGGCCACGCGCCCGCTCATCCTGGCGGCGGAAGCCGGCATGACCGGGTGCAACTTCGCGGTGGCGGAGACGGGCGGCATCACCGTCTGCACGAACGAGGGCAACGCCGACCTGAGTGCCAACGTGCCGCCGCTGCACATCGCGTCGATCGGCATCGAAAAGCTGATTCCGAAGCTCGAACACCTGGGCCTGTTCATCCGCATGCTGTCGCGCAATGCGCTCGGCGCACCGATCACGCAGTACACGTCGCATTTTCGCGGCCCGCGCGACGGCGGCGAAATGCATTTCGTGCTGGTCGACAACGGCCGCTCCGAACGGCTCGCGATGGACGATTTCTGGTATTCGCTCAAGTGCATCCGGTGCGGCGCCTGCATGAATACATGCCCGGTCTACCGGCGCAGCAGCGGCCTGAGCTACGGTGGCGTCTACTCCGGGCCGATCGGCGCGATCATCAACCCGACCTACGACCTGAAGAAATACAGCTCGCTGCCGTTCGCGTCGACGATGAACGGCAGCTGCACCAACGTCTGTCCGGTCAAGATCAACATCCACGAGCAGATCTACAAATGGCGGCAAATCGTTGCCGAGCGGCACGCGCTGCCATTCGTCAAGCAGGAAGCGATGAAGGTGGCCGGCCAGGTGCTTTCCAGACCGGCGCTCTATCGCGCGGCGATCAAGGGGGCCGCCGGCGCGATCGCGACGTTGCCGCGCGCGGTGCTCTACAACCCGCTCAACGCGTGGGGCAAGCAGCGTGAACTGCCGGAGCCGCCGACCGAAACCTTCCGTGACTGGTATCTGAAGAGGAACAAGAAATGA
- a CDS encoding FAH family protein, with translation MTIKFMEGVLRGERFVGFVESGVTLPNEIYRISLAKLCEATGGTTDGAVAKEYLLKSVSSVKFSDQDMIDFSPLPPLFPDAAGDAVASGFMQTHNVKIESARDDHGEIVLPNWFVKGLGSSVKLSGQPLRAPKQALALCEEAEVVLVYRSNADGRPEYCGYTFGNDLTDIGRFKRNPGHLAYAKLCDAAVSSWFHIAPPPQSVQGEVSIERDGTVAWNGNFKTGLNALGYRLADMVDHLFSYSTLSHPGRIHYVFIGADRSSFHAGFSIKEGDRIVLNFASHDVVISNQIQFA, from the coding sequence ATGACTATCAAGTTTATGGAAGGCGTACTCCGCGGAGAGCGTTTTGTGGGATTTGTCGAGTCAGGCGTGACACTGCCGAACGAGATCTATCGAATCTCGCTGGCAAAACTGTGCGAAGCGACTGGCGGCACGACTGATGGGGCCGTTGCGAAAGAGTATCTGTTGAAAAGCGTGTCGTCGGTGAAATTTTCGGATCAAGACATGATCGACTTTTCGCCGTTGCCGCCGCTCTTCCCCGACGCGGCAGGGGACGCGGTGGCCAGCGGATTCATGCAGACCCACAACGTCAAGATCGAATCCGCGCGCGACGACCATGGTGAGATTGTGTTGCCAAATTGGTTTGTCAAGGGGCTGGGATCATCCGTGAAACTGTCCGGTCAACCACTGCGCGCACCCAAGCAGGCTCTGGCACTGTGCGAAGAAGCTGAGGTCGTCCTCGTCTACCGCAGCAACGCAGATGGGCGGCCGGAATACTGTGGTTACACATTCGGGAACGACCTGACGGATATCGGCCGCTTCAAACGGAATCCGGGCCATCTCGCATATGCAAAGCTATGTGATGCTGCTGTTTCCAGCTGGTTCCATATCGCCCCACCACCGCAAAGCGTGCAGGGTGAAGTTTCGATCGAGCGCGACGGTACGGTCGCTTGGAACGGAAATTTCAAGACGGGACTGAATGCTCTCGGCTACCGCTTGGCGGATATGGTCGATCATTTGTTTTCCTACTCGACGCTGAGCCACCCGGGGCGAATTCATTATGTGTTCATTGGTGCCGATCGGAGCAGCTTTCATGCTGGCTTCAGCATAAAGGAAGGCGATCGAATCGTTCTGAACTTTGCCAGTCACGACGTAGTTATTTCGAATCAGATTCAGTTCGCCTAG
- a CDS encoding TetR/AcrR family transcriptional regulator, with protein MATSSKRQAIVDTATRLFTQYGYHAVGIDRIIEEAGVAKMTLFRYFSTKNDLISEVLTQRAHSALGSMASAVASRNTPIERLREVFSWHDRWFNARDFGGCMFTSALSEFHAEPGEIIRISTKQKVQLRLFIQNLLRDLVPATSIESTARQVVMLLDGATLAAVIGDKTNAANEAWQATECLLHAVQAPVAML; from the coding sequence ATGGCCACAAGTTCAAAACGTCAGGCGATCGTCGATACGGCGACACGATTATTTACGCAATACGGCTACCACGCCGTCGGGATCGACAGAATCATCGAAGAAGCAGGAGTGGCGAAGATGACGCTATTCCGATACTTCTCGACCAAGAACGATTTGATCTCCGAGGTTCTGACTCAGCGCGCGCACAGTGCACTGGGCTCGATGGCCAGTGCAGTTGCTAGCCGGAACACACCGATTGAACGGTTAAGGGAAGTGTTTTCCTGGCACGATCGCTGGTTCAATGCACGCGACTTTGGGGGCTGCATGTTCACCAGTGCACTCTCGGAGTTTCACGCCGAACCAGGCGAGATTATTCGCATCTCGACCAAACAGAAAGTTCAGCTCCGTCTCTTCATCCAGAACCTGTTGCGTGATCTTGTACCCGCAACGTCGATCGAATCGACGGCTCGCCAAGTCGTCATGTTGCTCGACGGCGCGACACTAGCCGCCGTGATCGGCGACAAGACCAATGCCGCCAACGAAGCATGGCAAGCAACGGAGTGTCTGCTGCACGCGGTTCAAGCCCCCGTCGCCATGCTATGA
- a CDS encoding (Fe-S)-binding protein, translating to MKVALFIPCFIDAFFPDVGIATLELLERLGCDVDYPLDQTCCGQPMGNSGCEKQAAATENLFVSNFAGYDYIVAPSGSCVHHVRDHLSAADQTPGAIEVRRNTYELVEFIHDVLQVREFPWAEFPHKVGLHNSCGTLRGLKTASMSEINGPFFSKPLALLKGVKGIEFIEPDRPDECCGFGGTFCVSEEPVSARMGADKVRDHARNGAEYIVSADSSCLMHQQGCAERLGLGLKFIHIASILNGAPE from the coding sequence TTGAAAGTTGCCTTGTTCATCCCGTGCTTCATCGACGCATTTTTTCCCGACGTCGGCATCGCGACGCTCGAACTGCTCGAGCGCCTCGGCTGCGACGTCGACTATCCGCTCGACCAGACCTGCTGCGGCCAGCCGATGGGAAACAGCGGCTGCGAAAAGCAGGCCGCGGCCACCGAGAACTTGTTCGTCAGCAACTTCGCCGGATATGACTACATCGTCGCGCCGAGCGGTAGCTGCGTGCATCACGTTCGCGATCACCTGAGCGCGGCCGACCAGACGCCCGGCGCGATCGAGGTCCGGCGCAATACATACGAGCTGGTCGAGTTCATTCACGATGTGCTGCAGGTTCGCGAATTTCCGTGGGCGGAATTTCCGCACAAGGTGGGCCTGCACAACAGTTGCGGGACGCTGCGCGGCCTGAAAACCGCCAGCATGTCCGAAATCAACGGCCCGTTCTTCTCGAAACCCCTGGCGCTCCTGAAGGGCGTGAAGGGCATCGAGTTCATCGAGCCGGATCGTCCGGACGAATGTTGCGGCTTCGGCGGCACGTTCTGCGTGTCGGAGGAGCCGGTATCCGCGCGCATGGGGGCGGACAAGGTGCGCGATCACGCGCGCAACGGCGCCGAGTACATCGTGTCCGCCGACTCTTCTTGCCTGATGCATCAGCAGGGCTGCGCCGAGCGTCTCGGACTCGGCCTGAAGTTCATCCACATCGCGAGCATCCTGAATGGGGCACCCGAATGA
- a CDS encoding LutC/YkgG family protein: MSSRDLILSRLRGAGRSPQPLPAVPLFDRDLPPAIDAFKRSLDRVGGVWCDAPADGDIEALIRARFPDARTFCSAVPEVAGTRRIEAVERPHDLNDVDVGIVRPAFAVAETGSLYLSDREYRVNALGYLSQHLVALLDPARIVGNLHHAYHRSEFFDARYACLMSGPSATADIEGVLIRGAQGIRSLTVIPVPLAGAAR; encoded by the coding sequence ATGAGCAGCCGCGACCTGATTCTTTCCCGCCTGCGGGGCGCCGGACGGTCGCCGCAACCGCTGCCGGCGGTGCCGTTGTTCGATCGGGATTTGCCGCCCGCCATCGACGCGTTCAAACGATCGCTCGACCGCGTGGGCGGCGTCTGGTGCGACGCGCCCGCGGACGGCGACATCGAAGCGCTGATCCGCGCGCGCTTTCCGGATGCACGGACCTTCTGTTCGGCGGTGCCCGAAGTGGCCGGCACGCGGCGCATCGAAGCGGTCGAGCGTCCGCACGATCTGAACGATGTCGATGTCGGGATCGTGCGTCCGGCGTTCGCGGTCGCGGAGACCGGCTCGCTTTACCTGAGCGACCGCGAGTATCGCGTGAACGCGCTCGGGTATCTGTCGCAACATCTGGTCGCGCTGCTCGATCCGGCGCGGATCGTCGGCAACCTGCATCACGCGTATCACCGCAGCGAGTTCTTCGATGCGCGCTACGCGTGCCTGATGAGCGGCCCGTCGGCGACGGCGGACATCGAAGGCGTGCTGATCCGTGGTGCCCAGGGCATCCGGTCGCTGACCGTGATCCCGGTCCCGCTCGCGGGCGCGGCGCGATAA
- a CDS encoding DUF4148 domain-containing protein produces MKNLIQAVVVAAALAAPVAVFAQSSAPLTRAQVRAELIELEKAGYNPAVGEDPHYPEDLQAAEARVEQQHALARAQGVDNSGIGKDAQGAVASGKPAKVVAPRANDEMKSLYRGH; encoded by the coding sequence ATGAAGAACCTGATTCAAGCCGTTGTTGTTGCTGCCGCCCTTGCTGCTCCGGTCGCCGTTTTCGCTCAGAGCAGCGCGCCGCTCACTCGCGCGCAAGTCCGCGCCGAACTGATCGAACTGGAAAAGGCGGGCTACAACCCGGCAGTCGGCGAAGACCCGCACTATCCGGAAGACCTCCAGGCTGCCGAAGCTCGCGTGGAGCAACAACATGCGCTTGCCCGTGCGCAAGGTGTCGACAACAGTGGTATCGGCAAGGACGCGCAAGGCGCCGTTGCGTCGGGCAAGCCTGCGAAGGTGGTGGCCCCGCGTGCCAATGACGAAATGAAGTCGCTGTATCGCGGTCACTAA
- a CDS encoding LysR family transcriptional regulator has translation MEFRQLRYFLAVAEYLHFTEAAEFLGIAQPPLSQQILKLEREIGTRLFVRHPRRVELTDAGRLFRERARRIVEEAELALAEAQNAGRGESGRLVLGFAGSIVFHPLVASLMQRYRRDYPGVLIHCEESNSPALVDKVLEARVDAALVRLPVDCRDLAVQPLVEERFLAVLPSGHRHGGEPVLALHALSDDPLVLFPRAIGPALYDAIIGACWTAGFTPAIGMESPQIPAAVNLVAAGFGVTLIPESVRQAPTGGVTYHALQGEPLRSPIALVHRPREKSPVIHHLVRAVRALARETADRTALP, from the coding sequence ATGGAATTCCGTCAGTTGCGCTACTTTCTCGCGGTGGCCGAGTATCTTCATTTCACCGAGGCCGCCGAGTTTCTCGGCATCGCGCAACCCCCGCTCAGCCAGCAGATCCTCAAGCTCGAACGCGAAATCGGCACGCGCCTTTTCGTACGCCATCCGCGCCGGGTCGAACTGACGGACGCAGGCCGGCTGTTCAGGGAGCGCGCGAGGCGTATCGTCGAAGAAGCAGAACTGGCGCTCGCGGAAGCGCAAAACGCCGGTCGCGGCGAAAGCGGCCGGCTCGTGCTGGGGTTCGCCGGCTCGATCGTGTTCCATCCGCTCGTCGCGTCGCTGATGCAACGTTACCGGCGCGACTATCCGGGCGTGCTCATTCACTGCGAGGAGAGCAACAGCCCGGCGCTGGTCGACAAGGTGCTCGAGGCACGTGTCGATGCGGCGTTGGTGCGTTTGCCGGTGGATTGCCGGGACCTGGCGGTGCAGCCGCTCGTCGAAGAGCGGTTTCTGGCGGTGTTGCCGTCCGGCCACCGCCACGGCGGCGAGCCGGTGCTCGCGTTGCACGCGCTGTCCGACGATCCGCTCGTGCTGTTTCCGCGCGCGATCGGCCCGGCCTTGTATGACGCGATCATCGGCGCATGCTGGACGGCCGGCTTCACGCCGGCCATCGGAATGGAGTCGCCGCAGATTCCGGCCGCGGTGAATCTGGTCGCGGCGGGGTTCGGCGTCACGCTGATTCCCGAGTCGGTGCGTCAGGCGCCGACAGGCGGCGTCACATACCACGCATTGCAGGGCGAACCGCTCCGATCCCCGATCGCGCTCGTCCACCGGCCAAGAGAAAAGTCGCCGGTGATTCATCACCTCGTACGGGCCGTTCGCGCGCTCGCTCGCGAAACGGCCGACCGCACGGCCTTGCCGTGA